A region from the Cydia fagiglandana chromosome 23, ilCydFagi1.1, whole genome shotgun sequence genome encodes:
- the LOC134675909 gene encoding adrenodoxin-like protein 1, mitochondrial: protein MFQAVLKRCLLPSNLKVLRVARSATIRKFHVTSALKHGEYEWQDPKSEEEVVNIVYVTKDGKKHPIRGKVGDNVLYLAHRYGIEMEGACEASLACTTCHVYVNENYLDRLPPSEEKEDDLLDMAPFLKENSRLGCQITLTKDLEGMELQLPKATRNFYVDGHKPTPH, encoded by the exons atgttTCAAGCAGTTTTGAAGCGCTGTTTACTTCCGTCGAATTTGAAAGTCTTAAGGGTAGCCCGCTCAGCTACTATAAGAAAATTTCACGTAACTTCAG CTTTAAAACACGGCGAATATGAGTGGCAGGATCCAAAGTCAGAGGAAGAGGT TGTAAATATTGTATACGTAACTAAGGACGGTAAAAAACACCCAATAAGAGGCAAGGTCGGCGACAACGTGTTGTATCTGGCTCATAGATATGGAATCGAAATGGAAG GAGCATGTGAAGCATCACTAGCATGTACAACCTGTCATGTATATGTCAATGAGAATTATCTCGACCGGCTACCACCTTCTGAAGAGAAGGAAGATGATCTATTGGACATGGCGCCATTTTTGAAAGAGAATTCTAGATTAG GTTGTCAAATCACACTAACCAAAGACCTGGAAGGCATGGAACTACAACTACCGAAAGCAACAAGAAACTTCT